A stretch of Henckelia pumila isolate YLH828 chromosome 4, ASM3356847v2, whole genome shotgun sequence DNA encodes these proteins:
- the LOC140859786 gene encoding inorganic pyrophosphatase TTM1 isoform X1, with the protein MVPEALPGAESPRRRSGLLRDQVQLVKSKDSDRFEIVPIHDPLSFEKGFFVTVRACQLLAQKNEGMVLVGVAGPSGAGKTVMTEKILNFMPSIAIINMDNYNDASRIIDGNFDDPRLTDYDTLLENIRDLKAGKPVQIPIYDFVSSSRIGYRTLEVPSSRVVIIEGIYALSEKLRPLLDLRVSVTGGVHFDLVKRVLRDIQRAGQEPEEIIHQISETVYPMYKVYIEPDLRTAHIKIINKFNPFSGFQNPMYILKSTRAVTVEQIKAVFSGDYKETTEETYDIYLLPPGEDPEACQSYLRMRNRDGKYNLMFEEWVTDSPFIISPRITFEVSVRLLGGLMALGYTIASILKRRSHVFSDDKICVKTDWLEQLNRKYVQVQGRDRLYVKYVAEELGLDGSFIPRTYIEQIQLEKLINDVMALPDDLKTKLSIDDDLVSSPKEALSRASADRRVKFLNRGIPHSYSTQRDKNLPKLTKLAVNSRRYDGRTPDSPAALANQGIVSQLSEQISTLNERMDEFTSRIEELNSKFSARKVSASQPNLVMQAEACNASVPASLFVSGVGNGSFSGSLLPNSLSSSQLAKESPFTEEILLIARGQRQIMHQIDNLSNLLHEYFGERSHQGRTSQPGGVTDVGVSIGVSVLVSLAMGGIGLLLLRTATSQN; encoded by the exons ATGGTTCCGGAAGCTCTTCCGGGTGCTGAATCTCCTAGGAGGCGCTCGGGCCTGTTGAGAGATCAAGTGCAATTAGTTAAAAGTAAAGATTCTGATCGATTTGAGATTGTTCCAATCCACGATCCTTTGTCATTTGAGAAGGGTTTTTTTGTAACTGTTCGTGCATGCCAGTTATTGGCTCAAAAGAATGAAGGGATGGTATTAGTGGGGGTGGCTGGTCCATCTGGAGCTGGAAAGACAGTGATGACCGAGAAGATCCTCAACTTTATGCCAAGCATTGCTATCATAAATATGGATAACTATAATGATGCAAGCCGTATAATTGATGGAAACTTTGATG ATCCGCGCTTAACAGACTATGACACTCTACTTGAGAATATCCGTGATCTGAAGGCAGGAAAGCCTGTTCAAATTCCCATCTATGATTTTGTCTCTAGCTCTCGCATAGGCTACAG GACCCTGGAAGTTCCCAGCTCCCGCGTTGTTATTATAGAAGGGATATATGCATTGAGTGAAAAATTAAGGCCTCTGCTAGACCTCCGTGTCTCTGTTACTGGTGGAGTGCACTTTGATCTTGTAAAACGTGTTCTGCGGGATATCCAACGGGCTGGACAAGAACCTGAAGAGATAATTCACCAGATATCAGAAACA GTATATCCCATGTACAAGGTTTATATTGAGCCAGATCTGCGAACAGCACATATAAAAatcattaataaatttaatccatTCTCTGGATTTCAGAATCCGATGTATATTTTAAAG TCAACAAGGGCAGTTACAGTGGAACAAATTAAGGCTGTCTTTTCTGGAGATTATAAAGAAACTACTGAAGAAACTTATGATATATATCTTCTTCCACCTGGTGAAGACCCTGAGGCATGCCAGTCTTATTTGAGGATGAGGAACAGGGATGGCAAATACAATCTCATGTTTGAG GAATGGGTCACAGATAGCCCCTTCATTATATCACCACGAATTACATTTGAAGTTAGTGTGCGCCTTCTTGGTGGGCTGATGGCACTGGGTTATACAATAGCTTCTATCCTTAAAAGAAGAAGCCATGTTTTCTCCGATGATAAAATCTGTGTAAAAACTGATTGGCTAGAGCAACTAAATCGCAAGTATGTCCAG GTACAAGGAAGAGATCGGTTGTATGTGAAATATGTGGCCGAGGAGTTGGGTTTGGATGGCTCATTTATTCCACGCACTTACATAGAGCAAATTCAATTGGAAAAACTTATAAATGACGTTATG gCACTACCTGATGATTTGAAGACAAAGCTCAGTATAGATGATGATTTGGTTTCCAGTCCTAAAGAAGCTCTATCCCGAGCCTCTGCAGATAGGAGAGTAAAGTTCCTCAATCG TGGTATCCCACACTCATACTCTACGCAGCGTGATAAAAATCTACCAAAGCTAACAAAACTTGCTGTTAACAGTAGGAGGTATGATGGACGAACCCCAGATTCACCAGCAGCCCTTGCCAATCAG GGAATCGTCAGTCAGTTATCTGAACAAATTTCAACACTGAATGAGCGAATGGATGAGTTTACGTCTCGAATTGAAGAGCTGAATTCAAAATTTTCTGCAAGGAAAGTGTCTGCTAGTCAACCAAATTTGGTGATGCAGGCTGAAGCATGCAATGCCTCCGTACCCGCTTCTCTTTTCGTGTCTGGCGTAGGCAATGGCTCATTTAGTGGTTCCCTTCTACCCAATTCCTTATCGTCTTCGCAATTGGCGAAAGAGTCTCCTTTCACGGAAGAG ATTTTACTTATTGCTCGCGGACAGCGCCAAATCATGCATCAGATAGACAATCTTAGCAATCTCCTGCATGAGTATTTCGGGGAAAGATCTCATCAAGGACGAACAAGTCAGCCCGGCGGTGTGACAGACGTGGGAGTATCCATCGGCGTTTCTGTACTTGTTTCTTTGGCAATGGGGGGCATCGGACTCCTGCTGCTCAGAACCGCGACATCTCAAAACTAG
- the LOC140859786 gene encoding inorganic pyrophosphatase TTM1 isoform X2, with protein MVLVGVAGPSGAGKTVMTEKILNFMPSIAIINMDNYNDASRIIDGNFDDPRLTDYDTLLENIRDLKAGKPVQIPIYDFVSSSRIGYRTLEVPSSRVVIIEGIYALSEKLRPLLDLRVSVTGGVHFDLVKRVLRDIQRAGQEPEEIIHQISETVYPMYKVYIEPDLRTAHIKIINKFNPFSGFQNPMYILKSTRAVTVEQIKAVFSGDYKETTEETYDIYLLPPGEDPEACQSYLRMRNRDGKYNLMFEEWVTDSPFIISPRITFEVSVRLLGGLMALGYTIASILKRRSHVFSDDKICVKTDWLEQLNRKYVQVQGRDRLYVKYVAEELGLDGSFIPRTYIEQIQLEKLINDVMALPDDLKTKLSIDDDLVSSPKEALSRASADRRVKFLNRGIPHSYSTQRDKNLPKLTKLAVNSRRYDGRTPDSPAALANQGIVSQLSEQISTLNERMDEFTSRIEELNSKFSARKVSASQPNLVMQAEACNASVPASLFVSGVGNGSFSGSLLPNSLSSSQLAKESPFTEEILLIARGQRQIMHQIDNLSNLLHEYFGERSHQGRTSQPGGVTDVGVSIGVSVLVSLAMGGIGLLLLRTATSQN; from the exons ATGGTATTAGTGGGGGTGGCTGGTCCATCTGGAGCTGGAAAGACAGTGATGACCGAGAAGATCCTCAACTTTATGCCAAGCATTGCTATCATAAATATGGATAACTATAATGATGCAAGCCGTATAATTGATGGAAACTTTGATG ATCCGCGCTTAACAGACTATGACACTCTACTTGAGAATATCCGTGATCTGAAGGCAGGAAAGCCTGTTCAAATTCCCATCTATGATTTTGTCTCTAGCTCTCGCATAGGCTACAG GACCCTGGAAGTTCCCAGCTCCCGCGTTGTTATTATAGAAGGGATATATGCATTGAGTGAAAAATTAAGGCCTCTGCTAGACCTCCGTGTCTCTGTTACTGGTGGAGTGCACTTTGATCTTGTAAAACGTGTTCTGCGGGATATCCAACGGGCTGGACAAGAACCTGAAGAGATAATTCACCAGATATCAGAAACA GTATATCCCATGTACAAGGTTTATATTGAGCCAGATCTGCGAACAGCACATATAAAAatcattaataaatttaatccatTCTCTGGATTTCAGAATCCGATGTATATTTTAAAG TCAACAAGGGCAGTTACAGTGGAACAAATTAAGGCTGTCTTTTCTGGAGATTATAAAGAAACTACTGAAGAAACTTATGATATATATCTTCTTCCACCTGGTGAAGACCCTGAGGCATGCCAGTCTTATTTGAGGATGAGGAACAGGGATGGCAAATACAATCTCATGTTTGAG GAATGGGTCACAGATAGCCCCTTCATTATATCACCACGAATTACATTTGAAGTTAGTGTGCGCCTTCTTGGTGGGCTGATGGCACTGGGTTATACAATAGCTTCTATCCTTAAAAGAAGAAGCCATGTTTTCTCCGATGATAAAATCTGTGTAAAAACTGATTGGCTAGAGCAACTAAATCGCAAGTATGTCCAG GTACAAGGAAGAGATCGGTTGTATGTGAAATATGTGGCCGAGGAGTTGGGTTTGGATGGCTCATTTATTCCACGCACTTACATAGAGCAAATTCAATTGGAAAAACTTATAAATGACGTTATG gCACTACCTGATGATTTGAAGACAAAGCTCAGTATAGATGATGATTTGGTTTCCAGTCCTAAAGAAGCTCTATCCCGAGCCTCTGCAGATAGGAGAGTAAAGTTCCTCAATCG TGGTATCCCACACTCATACTCTACGCAGCGTGATAAAAATCTACCAAAGCTAACAAAACTTGCTGTTAACAGTAGGAGGTATGATGGACGAACCCCAGATTCACCAGCAGCCCTTGCCAATCAG GGAATCGTCAGTCAGTTATCTGAACAAATTTCAACACTGAATGAGCGAATGGATGAGTTTACGTCTCGAATTGAAGAGCTGAATTCAAAATTTTCTGCAAGGAAAGTGTCTGCTAGTCAACCAAATTTGGTGATGCAGGCTGAAGCATGCAATGCCTCCGTACCCGCTTCTCTTTTCGTGTCTGGCGTAGGCAATGGCTCATTTAGTGGTTCCCTTCTACCCAATTCCTTATCGTCTTCGCAATTGGCGAAAGAGTCTCCTTTCACGGAAGAG ATTTTACTTATTGCTCGCGGACAGCGCCAAATCATGCATCAGATAGACAATCTTAGCAATCTCCTGCATGAGTATTTCGGGGAAAGATCTCATCAAGGACGAACAAGTCAGCCCGGCGGTGTGACAGACGTGGGAGTATCCATCGGCGTTTCTGTACTTGTTTCTTTGGCAATGGGGGGCATCGGACTCCTGCTGCTCAGAACCGCGACATCTCAAAACTAG